The following is a genomic window from Malus sylvestris chromosome 12, drMalSylv7.2, whole genome shotgun sequence.
CATACAGTCTGATATGCTATGTCACTCGATTGTCAATTAAAACTCAACAAGATTAACTTTGTTAATAGTTAATATTCACAGTCCAACAACTTACCAAAGTATGGAAAATTCATTGCCACAACCAAAGTTGATAGAACTAGAAGTGTTCGAACGATGATCGAAACTAAGTGAGATCCCATCCAAGCATCGGGAAAGAGTTCCTCCAAACTCAAGGCCACTGGTGTCATCGTCAAGGCATACTTTGTCATTGGGATCACAACCTGTATAATCGAGAAAAAAATGACATGGTGAAAATGTATTTCGAAACTAGGGCATAATTCGATAATTGGGATTCATATATGAAGGAACCAAGTTTCTTGAACCATACTGTTGTCCACACTGAAATTTTAGAAGCAACAAATTGTGTGGGCATGTTTAGAGTGAACTGAGAGTGGATTGAGTCTCCAAACATCATAAAGCCACATACTGCTACGCCAGTGTATATGAAGAAGCAAAAAGTAACACTGCAGCACGGGATAAATATAAATTACTATGTCACACATTTTTGAAACcctgaaaaataaaatgtcaAGTCTTAAAAATAACGCCAATGGAGGTCACCTGGTTATTAGAACTGCTGAAAATTGCGATGGTTCCCTCATCGATGTGTAGATATTAGGGAAAACCGAATGGCCGGCGAAGCCAAAACCATATATTCCAATTGTGACAGAGATATCTGCAAGGTTTAGGGCTGATCCTTTGTGATGAAATCCAACTTGGTTCACCACACCCACCCACAGCAAGCAAAGGGCAACCAAGATTGAAGCAACTACTCCTCCAACTGAAAACATTGGAtcaattgtacattttttcaaGGGTTTAATTAGATGTCCAAAAAcataaagaaaattacaaataagTTGACAAGAAATTATCAGATAAGCGATGAGAATATGAAACCTGAGAGGTAGGAGAGCAAACTAAGGTTTTGAAGCCATACTGTTGGAAGAATTACAAGGGTTGATATGATGGCAAAGATTTGGTGGCAATCCAGATCGATACCAGCAAATGTCATATGTGTGTTTGGAAATGCTGATGCCAAGTTATCACTCATCATAGTCAAAAACTCTACACAAGCAGCCTACTAGAACAcaaataatcaccctttaatgcATAATATTGTAAGAAGGAATAATATATCATATCTTTTAATAAAATAGACAACAACTCAAAAGCCATAGGAGGTGCACTTACATATAGTTCTAGATACAATATTATCTGCATGACCAGAACCCTAGTGTTAGTTTTGCTTCAATGTTCAAACTTCAAACATAGAAAAGAGGGCTTGGTTGTAATTCAGTCTGGCAAAATAAACATTCTTTGCAAAGTTAGACTTACAGATAGAAAAAAACGGCCAGCTGACCCGAACGCTGCCTGGCCAATATCCGGGTAGGTTCGGAGTCCTGGACAGCTTTCTAAGCACCTCTTCAATAAAATTCCAGTATAGCAACAGATGACACCGAAAAATGCAAGCAGTATAAGGCTCAACCACCCTCCTTCCCTAATAGCATATGGGGTTGTAAGGAGCCCTATCCCACAAAGCACATTGACTCCTGCATAAATGACAAATAAGAAaagttcatttttctttttaatataaGCGGTAATGTAGAGTGGGGTTGAACACTGGATATTGGTATAAATATTCCTAACCAACTGGGCTAGAATGCAGTTGCGAAATATAGAATTTCTCATCTAAATTAGCATGAAGTTTGATAGTTATTACCATTGATTACAGCCTGAGAAAAAGAACAGCATCGCTCTTGCGGTGGTGGCAACTCATTCAGGGAGACGTAGGAAGAGTAAAGTTTGGCAGCTTGGGAAGGTGAGGGAGGAATTTCTTTGTCTAACCAATTTTGAGAGATTAGTAATCTAGTAGAActggaatcagaatcagatgATATTGAGTGCCTCTTGTCAAGGATAGAGAAATTTGATGTAATACTAGAAGCTCGTAAAAATACGAAGGAAGGTGGTGTCACACTAGTGTACATATCGATCGATTGCCTGCGCATATGCAATAACGAATTGTTATCAAGAGTTTACATGTGAAAAGCCCTAAGAAAAATTGTTGGTACCTCCATTTGTTTGTAGTTTTTCTTTTGTAACTTTTATTTGACGAAACAACAAATTTTCATTAACGAGTGAGATCAATCCATGCTATGACGTTTTCTATTAAACTATCTATTATTAGgctctattttctttgttaaattgaAGGGAATTGAACGTAAATTCAGTCATAATCCTAACTCATTGTCTCATCTTTTCTCACTACTAGAGCAAATTCCGAAGACTTTTTATTTGTCATCATCTTACGCTCATGACTCTGAATCCAAAATTCCTATTTATTTTGCAAGTGCCTTGTAACTCAAGTCGTTAAAATGTTTGAAATCCCCCTCTCTAACATccctggtaaaaaaaaaaaaaatcctaatagtTTTGTTCCCGTCACAAACTAACAAATTAACCATATATAAACTACTGGTCATGAATCAATTAATAattcttttcttatttaatCAAGAAGAAGCGATCCATACCTAGATCTCATCTGATATTAAAAAATACACTAAACAAAAAGCTTGTTGATAAATTAATTCACATCGTGATATAATTTTACAATTTCACAGCATAAGAATCTTCTAAAATGTTGTTAATCATGTTATAATCTGTGAAGGAATTACCTGTAGCTTTGAGGCCATGCATTAGTATTAATGTCAATGGAGTTCTGTGATAAGTTTGGTGTGGGAACTCTGATGATATCGGATTCGGAGTCGGTTTCATACTGCTCACACCCCCTGTGTGCCTGGTTTTCTTCATCCTCGGTGTGAAAGTGATCGTCCCCGCGATCGGGACCGAGATCCTCGTCCATCTTCGTCCCACTCATCATGATATATGAAGCACTCTTTCGTCCGTGATTACCCTTAATCAAgcacaattaaaattttaattaacacacaatgtTTACGAGCTTCTTGGTCTTATCGTCACGGACTAAGAAAATTAGAAAACCAATGAGGTTTAgagcaaaagaaaagaaaggaagaagaagaagattagCACTAAACTGGTTGTGTCAGATGGGGAATTTGGTTTCACCATCTACGTATGAGTCCTACGTTTTAGGAGATGACAGAGTGCATGTTGCTGTTAGACTCTTCCGTGAATCAAGACGTACGCGAGTCGGTCGATTATTTCGCCTCTCGTTCCGAACTTCAGGCTGTGTTTTAGTAAATACTAATCAAATTTGGATTGTCATAGACTCCATATTCGTGTAACGAATTTATTGCTAATACTTTTGCATGAAATTACATTACTGtccatgattttattttttaatatttattattgaaatgTAAATAAAGGATCAAATCGTCTTTTCACttccatcattttattttttaatattttattgaattgtaaACAAATGATCAGGTCATCTTTTCAGTCTCTTTTGATTCACAAAGAGTGTTTTGCTTTGTCCCCCCTCCTATCAGATATGCATTTAAGATTCATATCCATATTTATTCCTGAAGAGAATTAAGGGTTGAAAAGTCAGGAGAAAATAAGAGACTGAATTTGGGGTGGGTCGGGTGGACGGAAGAGAGAAGATGGAGGGGGATGACAGAGTTAGAAAGGGGTGAGGGATTAGGAGACAAAATGGGGATGTTTGATTCATTTCtcattttaagtatttttttttctttgacttCAAAGAATATGTAAGAGGATTAATTTgtaataaagcttttgaagtcTTTTTACATATGGTTAAATTTGATATTAAACTTcgttaaataaaaaatgtgtgaataaaagtttcattaaaaagttGATCGAGAAACAAGACTATGGGGTGAGTATATCAACACTTTGCTTGACCTGTTCCGACCCCGATATTCCAATATACCAGAGTAGGCACGTGCTAGCcgaagggtgacgaagccaatttaaacatgcatacaaataaaaatatgtgCTTATAAGGAAATATACTAATGCAGAACTgtgttcaaagcatacaactaTTCGTTACAATGGTAACTTCGAGAATAATAACTCACCAATGGTGAAGATTCACTAGATAGGATGTTGATTGGGTGATTGAAGGACTGATGGTCTCAACTAAAAACTTCAAAGCCTGAGTGGTCCTCCTGGACAATCTGTCTACTTAAAAAATGATACGAAGAGTAATAAGGTAACCCAAGATTGACTAAGATATCTTTTAGTACCAGGAGGTGAAATTGAGATTACGAACAGAGACGGTGTGGATCAAAATGTCAGAAAGTCTGAAAGATTCAAGAATGAGGAATTCGGCCAACTAGTTCAAGGTATAGTCCTCACGGATTCATGGATAGTACATTGAATGAGATGGTCGACAAACATCAAATCATCATGGTGGTCTCCACGGAGGGGTGTCATCAGGTTTTCAAGTAAAGGTGGTAGCTGTTGACTGGAGGTAGTAGATAGGGCGGTTCACTTCATGTTGTCCCAACGTCGAAAGGCATAAACATTACTTGATCATGTTGCATCATCACATGGCAAATCTTTCTATAAACATCACCGTCGGATTTGACATTTATTGGTGTCATCGAAGAGTGTAAGAACAATAGCAGGGTGAGGCAACACCTTGAACAAAACTAACTTGTTTCCTAGCCGAAGATGAGGGTTTAGATTATGGTCAAAGAATTGTTGGCAACTGTCGATAGAAATCGACAAGACCAATGATATTTCGTAATTCACGACACTCGAGAAGGTTTTCGAATTCCAACTGTCACAACCCTAGATTTGGTAAGAATATCTTTTACTATACTCACGTCTCCCAAGTTAGGTACGAAATCTAAGCAAGGTCGACATTTAAGGATTTTGGTATAAAGCTGGTTGTTGACGTATATTAAATTGAACTTGTGGCTGGAGTAAACAAGGATATTATCAGTAAAACAATCACGGAGAAAATTTCTGAGGGTCCACATGAATTCCCTCAGGGGAAACGGTAAACCCGAGGAAACTAATTCGGTCTACCCTACAGATACTTGCTAACTTCGCCTACAACTggtgattttttaattttctctgACACAGACTTCAGATGTTTTAAACGATTTCCCAACAGATACGCTTATGCCCGCCATTCTATAGTAATGCATACCGTAGAGTACCATCATCGCCTTCGATCCTCAACTGGTCCCAATTAGACTTCCCTCCCCCCACTAAGATTTCCTTTAATTCACGTCACTTTTATATAGAACCGACTCTGCCTGCCATTCTTAGGGAACGAATGGTGCAGAGTATCGGTCCGACATTGAAAGTCATCCATCAAACAATTACGTCAAACTTGAGGCACAATCTCGACACAAAATTATTATTCTTCAATAAGATGTGAGTATTCAGGCAGAATGAGGATTGCACATCGTGTCGAAAGCCATCAATAAACAGAGGTCGTGACATCCAAATGCTATCAAAGTCGACACATTACTAGAGTATGAGGggatcctaagtatgctctgataccaaacagACACGTCTTAACCCGATATCCTTATATACTAGGGTAGgcatgtgctggccgacacacgagggtgacgaaaccaatttaaacatgcatacaaataaaaatatgttattAGAAGGAAATATACTAATGCAGAACtgttcaaagcatacaactaatcaagaataatgtgaaagaattattattataaaaaggTGCGAACCGAAGAATGGGACCTACACAAATGAGGCTCGAAGATGCCTAAGCAGAAATGCCATGACGCCAGGATTGTATGCTTCGAATCTAAATCATAAAgagggcgcaaaaccaaaatagtgagtggaccaaagtttataataatagtactaataataagaaaaccattttctttctaaacatactaacccccttatttgaaaacacatatatagtaCTACATAGTAAGTTTTctgaaaactctagcatgcaATGAAAAACATTCGTAAAACAAGTACATATAAACCAGTGCTCAGTAAAGGTAATATTGCCACTCAAAGGTAAATCCGTAAAACTCATCAATCATGTACtcactaggggtatcatagtggCTCGAAGGCATAACCATCAccaaaggtgaagctgtacgacactAGGTTACGCCAGTGAAGAAACCATGGTctatcacccgaaggtgaatctATATGACTCTGGGTTACGCCAAATAATAggatataacatatatatatatatgtatatatatgcagTGGGTCTATCAcctgaaggtgaagctgtatgaCTCCGGGTCACGCCAGAGAAGAAAGGGGGGTCCATCACtagaaggtgaagctgtacaatTCTGGGTTATGCCAAAGaagaaacatatacatataacaTATCACACCGACACTAACCCCAGGCTAGTGAAGCTGGGGGTATGTAATAAATATCATCaactgtgtcctatggccatatACATCTACATACCCAGTTATGTGTATGTATTGTATGATACCTTGCTAGATAAGCACCGAAAACATACCTCAAAACTCATATCCAATCACTAAGCTCAAAAGCTCAAAGCCTGAACACATAAATCCATGATAATTCACATTCGTAAATCCAGAGAATTTCAAATACGTGAATCCAAAGATTCATAACCTTTAGTAAAACGTCAATTCGATAAATCATTAATATTTccttaaaaacaatttaaataatTCATAAATTCTCCTCAAATCATAATTATAGAAatccataaaaatataatataaaacataCTTAAATcatgtgtttataccatatttagggcctccgtatttagacctcgtataaatactcgggggacttaaatgtaattatgtgataagggaatgggcaaatatgtaataagtgaggagtccttaatctataaaaggacccctcaccttcacaattgaagaggccaattcctaggccctctcaccccctctcaaagcctcactctcattacagaggctctcacattctctccctcacttctcagagaaatacataatcagtgtggacgtagcccaaaccttggggtgaaccacgatacatcttgtgttatttacattacttgcagattcacggtcggatttacgttgttccaagacctccggttttgtacatcaacatttggcgccatctgtgggaatcgacacaaaaaatcatgtcggttctctttaattttttttcacctccactgtGAACCTGCATAACCCAAAAACAACTTCCAGTACTATCAAATACAATTCAACCCCAGTTTCTTCTGGTTTTCCGTCAAAACGCCTCCATTaaacacatctctctttctctccctcgaTTTTCGTGTTCCATTTCAACTTTTGTTAAAGCCCACTATTTCTCTGCCATTCCAAGAACTTTCTCCAAGCTGGAACACTTTGAGATTTGGGATTTGTGAGTTTTGCTtacattttcagtcatttttgTGCTATCTCTGAAGTTTCTTTGAGCCTCAGCTCCAAgcaaaaattttggttttctgggttttAACCTTTGAAACATTCTTCATCCGTCTCCTGGTCCTGCGCACCCCTGTCTTCTTTGTTTGGCGCACCCCTGCGCAGCAAATAAGACGACGATTACGAGTCTACGGTGACCGACTGTAAGGCGAAGGACCATGACAAGCGCAGAAGGGAACAATTTGTAGGTTGATGGAGGTCTCCGTGGTCAAGATGTTGTGAAGGCGAGTAGCGTCCCTGCCAGTGGGTTGAACCACAGTCTCCGTGGTCAAGATGCCTTATGGGATTTATTAAAAAGATGTTGATGCGTCAGTGAAAGTGCAAAGCCAGCGAATCTGCGACTGTGTGTTAGGGCCTCGTCGCGAACCCTCGCCGCCGGGAATGCCAAAACCTCGTTCCTCGAAGACGTTCTTCGAGTTCACGACTTTCTCATCGATCCCTCCGGAATTAGGGCTCGCCACGATGGCAAAAAGGGTCCAGGTCGCCATTCCAAAGGTTGCCTCGCCGCCTCTGCTGCTTCCCCAGCCGGCTATGTCAAAGCAGAGGCAGTCACTCAAGTTGCTAAGAAGAAATTCGTCGAAAGCTGCATAGTAGAGTTGCAGATAACATTCATCAAGTACAGAGCTGTAAATGAGGCTGACCCACTTTCCGTAGCTTTATCAGTTTAGAGTTGCAGATGACATTCGTCAAGAAGCATATGCACATTTACagggtttgaaaaaaaaaagatgtggaaagtaaaaaaggaaaaggCAAAAGCAAAGGCagaaaagtaaagaaaaaaGACAGAGTTACCAAACAAACACAAATTgaaattgtgattgaattataTAAAAAAGAATGGTGGGAAGATACTGACATGGGAAAGGGATGCAGAGATCTTTTCACATGCGGAGATGGCTTGTTTGGTCAGCTCGGGCAGGGTGATTTCCAGTCGCATTGCTATCCtgtctacttttgcttttgtcgaCCATGCCCACACTTTCATCATATGCAGGTTCCCATTTTTTGAGAAAACCAGAGAAAAGCAAGTGGGTGGTGTCAAGGTTGTCCAAGCAGCTATCATTttagagaaaagcaaaagcaaggaataaacacctacactgcaaaagcaaggaataaacacccacactgcaaaagcaaggaataaacactcCACCAGAatcatgtgatttacttttcttattttttgatgtaatttatttttcgaaTCTCTCGGatatatctgtataaaccccatcagagggtaataaaaaaaataaaaaaaacagcaaGCCCAAAattaatgggctggaatgttgtatGGAGGGCGaaagcccataagcccaaaatagcaccaaccaggtcatcaaaagtacgcccagtactccacaattactCGGCAACTCGccgttattaccaccaaccaggtgatcaaaagtacgcccagtactccaaaattattcggcaacctgccgctattaccaccaaccaggtgatgaaatgtacaatctgtactgtaatatcatttggcaactagtcattcatgccaccaacaaggtgatgaaatgtacaacccgtactctaatatcatttggcaactagccattcatgccaccaaccaggtgatgaaaagtacaacccgtactctaatatcatttggcaactagccattcatgccaccaaccaggtgatgaaatgtacaacccgtactctctttcatgtcaccaaccaagtaatcaaaagtacgcccagtactccaaattatacatgagcattactcattcattcatacataaacattcatgagcatcactcatgacaatcatacataaacattcatgagcatcattcatgtcaacattcatgagcatcactcatgttacattcatgagcatcactcatgacaacatctatgagcatcactcatgtcaatcagcttcaaaag
Proteins encoded in this region:
- the LOC126593723 gene encoding amino acid transporter AVT1D-like codes for the protein MMSGTKMDEDLGPDRGDDHFHTEDEENQAHRGCEQYETDSESDIIRVPTPNLSQNSIDINTNAWPQSYRQSIDMYTSVTPPSFVFLRASSITSNFSILDKRHSISSDSDSSSTRLLISQNWLDKEIPPSPSQAAKLYSSYVSLNELPPPQERCCSFSQAVINGVNVLCGIGLLTTPYAIREGGWLSLILLAFFGVICCYTGILLKRCLESCPGLRTYPDIGQAAFGSAGRFFLSIILYLELYAACVEFLTMMSDNLASAFPNTHMTFAGIDLDCHQIFAIISTLVILPTVWLQNLSLLSYLSVGGVVASILVALCLLWVGVVNQVGFHHKGSALNLADISVTIGIYGFGFAGHSVFPNIYTSMREPSQFSAVLITSVTFCFFIYTGVAVCGFMMFGDSIHSQFTLNMPTQFVASKISVWTTVVIPMTKYALTMTPVALSLEELFPDAWMGSHLVSIIVRTLLVLSTLVVAMNFPYFGSVMALIGSFVAMLVAVVFPCVCYLKLHSGRLTKLQIATCIMIISVGVVCSIIGTYSAISRIAEQIVE